The Acidimicrobiales bacterium genomic sequence CCAAAAGACGGTGATCAACGGGACGATGTCAGGCGACAGACCCCACAAACCCCCGAAGGGAACACGCACGAAGAAGAGGGTGACGCCCAGCAGGTACAGCGTGCTTGCCGCCAGCACCTGCCCGGCGAGCTTGGCCGGTGCCGACACGGGCCGCAGGTCGTCCAGCGCACCTACGAAGAAGATCACGGCGGCGCCCGCAACCACACCGAGGGGCTCGGAGGTTCTGCTGAACACCTCCGAGAACGTGTCGAGGCGAGAGGCAACCGCAAACGCCATGAGGAACGAGGCGAACATCGCCGCGCCGCCCAGGGTGGCCGTAGGCACCTCGTGCACCCGGCGAGCGTCGGGCTGGACAACGGCACCGACCTTGAACGAGATGCGCCGAACGATGGGGGTCAGCACCGCAGTGCCACCAACGGCCGTGCCGAGCACGATCAACGTGTCGCTCAGTTCACTCAAGCCCGGTGCCTCCTGCCGTCGAACAAAGAGGCTAGGGCGTGTCGAGCGTGCAAGCTGAACAGCTCACATCGAGTGCACCCGGGCAGCCAACCCGAGATCGGACAGTTGATCGGCAATCTCTTGGGCATAGATCGGATTCATCGCTATCACGTGGCTCGGCGCCAGCTCGACCAGACTGTCGGGGCCGATCACCGGATGGCCGCCACCGGGTACGAAGCGCCCCCACTTGTGCGGGTTGAGGTCGACGGCCGCCACTACGGCGTCGGCTCCATCGACCGCGTTGAGGAACTGGACGCCCTTCGAACCGGCGCCCCAGATCACCGTGGGACCGTCGGAGACGAGTTCGCTCAGACGATCAGACCACTCTGAAATACGCGCTGCGGCGTCAGAGCCGAAGGACCGGGCTCGCTCCAGATCGGCTGTCGGGTCGACGACCTCTGTGGACACCGAGCCGGGCACCGCTTCGATCGAGAGAAACTGGCCTCCGAAGTCGGTGCGGGTTTCGAGAACCTCGAAGCCACACGAGCGGTGGAGTTGAGCCAGGCTGGTGGCCGAGAAGTAAGACACGTGTTCGTAGATCAGGTCCCAGATCGCCACCTGTTCGACCATGTGCGTGGCGTCTGGAACCTCGTGATACACGACGGCCTCGGGCAAGTCTTCGAGCGATCGGCGTACGGTCGAAACGAGCGTCCGCGGATCGGTGAGGTGTTCGAGGACATGCTGCGAACACACGAGCTTGGCCGCATGATCGAGAGTCTCGGGGTAAGGCTCGGCCACGACGGTCACCAACGGGTGGCTCTGGTAGCGCTGAGGGTCGTGGGACGGGTCGTAGCCGAATCCACGGTTGGCGCCCTTCTCGCAGAGCAGGTTCAAGAACAGGCCACCACCTGCGCCGATCTCGACGATGTCGGCGTCCCGAATCCCGTAGGTCGAGATGAGGCGGTCTGCCAGACCCTCGACAAAGTCCCGGAACACCGCCGAATGGTGAAGGCTGTTCTCGTAGGCGGGCGAGTAGTCGACGATCTGGTCGTCGAAGGCCGCGTTGTACAACAGCGAACAGTCAGGGCATACGACCAGGTCGATGTCGCCCAGCGCCGCAGCCTCGGCATCCTGGCGACTGGTGAACAAGACGTTGCAGAAGACCGGAACGCCGCGCATCTGGAATACGGATTCGCGCCTGGTTCCTTCGCAGGCTGGACAACGGTTGATCATCTGGCACGTCCTGAGTCGTCGGCTGCGATTCTCGTCGGCCGTCGCAGACCGTGTTCAAGTCTGCGACGGCCGACTCGCTAGGCCAGACCGACCACGAGCCCAATGGTCGGGTCGGCGCCGAAGAACTCGGCATCACCGAAGCTGAATACACCACCATCGGCAGCCACAAGCCAATAGCCGTTACCCGTCGGGGTGGCTACGACGCCAACGATCGGTTGATCGAGCTGGGTACCGGGTGGCAGCACGCCGGGGATCGAACCATAGAACTCGGCGTCACCGAAGGCGAAGATGCCACCGTCGGCAGCGACCAGCCAATAGCCGTTACCCGACGGGGTGACCGCCATCGCAACGACGTCTGCTGCGAGCTGAGAGTAAGGCACGACCTCGGGCACCGAGCCGAGGAACGGCGCGTCGGGACCGAAGGTGAACACACCGCCATCGAGCGCCACGAACCAGTAGCCCTTGCCGGTCGCGTGGTTGGCCATGCTGACGATCGGCTGGTCGAGGGCGATATTGCCCGTACTGCCGTAGAACTCCGCGTCGCCGAAGGCGAATACGCCGCCATCTTCACCGAGCAGGTAAACGCCCTGACCTGTCGATGTGGCAGCCATGTCGACGATGGGAAACGCGGGGGTGATGTTCAGCACGTCGAGTCCGCCCACATCAGGCGACGACCCGAACTCGGTGATGGCACCGTTTTGCTGGGCGAGCCAGTAGCCGGTTCGGGTGCGGTTGGCGGCAATTGCCGACACGGGTGAACCCAGCTGGACGCCGGACAGATCGCCGAGATTCTCGAGGTCGCCGAAAGCGACCACCCGACCCTGCCCATTGGCCAGCCAGTATCCGTCGCCCCCGACCTGCACGGTGACCTGGTCGAACCGTACCTCTTGGCCATCGTCGGCCGTGAGGACGAGGACATAGGTGCCGGGAACCGAGAAGGTGGCGGTGGTCGAGGCTGCGCCGGCGTTGGCGAAGTTCACGGTGCCTGGGCCAGAGGCCTTGCTCCAGGCGATGTCGAGGCTGCCAGTTGCACCATCATCGGTGACCGAGCCGCCAAGCGTGGCGGTCGCCCCCGGATCGATCGACGCGTCTGCACCGGCAGAGACGGTGGGTGCCGCATTGACAGTGAAGTTTGCCGTGAGCACGTTGCTGGGATCCTTGTCGGCCTGGTAGGCGATGAACTTCATCGTCGAGGCAACAGGGACCGAAGAGGTGTAAACCGGCGACAGCGGTGTGGGAGTCGATCCGTCGGTGGTGTAGTGAACCACCACTCCCGCAGGAAGGTCGACAGCGACAGTGGTGCTCTGGCCGACCACCCCACCAGACGGCGACACACTGGGGGTGGCCGCACGGCTGCTGCCCGATGGGTCGCGCGGGGTGATCACAACCGGACCGAACGTCGCATCGGTCTCGTGTGCAACCAACGCCAGAGAACCACTGTTGGGATCGTCGCCGTCGGCGGTGTAGGTCAACCAAGAGCCAGGCTCGCTGGTGCCACTGGTCCAGATCTTGAGGCTGTATGTGTTGCCCTCGACCTTGGCCCGCAGGTTGTACGTCGATCCTGGGGCGAAGTCGAGCGCAGATCCGGCGGGCTGGGCGATGGCTTGACCGGTGTCGGCCTCGAGGATCTGGATCTCATCGGGATCGGGTGCATCAGGGTCGGCGAGCCACATGAGGGCGCCGAAGGGCGTCGGGTCGGCGCTGGCGTCAGGATAGAAGCCGACCGCGGGACGGCTGCCGCTCAACAGCGAGTCGTTGTGTCCGTTCCAGCGCACGAACACCCCTACCCCAGCGCCGTTCGATGGCTGATCATCGCGGTCGGCCGTGACGGAGTTGACCGTGAAGGTCGTCGACACTTCGTAGCTGGTCCACGAGGTGTCCCCGATGGCGATGATGCGGTCGTAGCCGGGCGCCACCGACCGCAGACCCGAACCCTGGATCTCCCAATCTCCATCGACCGGCGAAACCGAAGAGCCAAGATCGTCCACCTTGGACCAATCGATACCGACCGCCGGAACGACCTCGCCGTCGACCTTGATGACGGTCGCGGTCCTCGACGTTTCGTTACCGAACTCGTCGCGTGCGGTCACCTCGATCGTGTTCTCTCCGAGCGTGAGGCTCGACAACAGAACGTCGACGTTGAAATCGCCGACGGCATCGAGTCGGCGGGGTGCGCCGGAAGGAGAAGGACCGATGTTCACGGCGGTGCTCGCTCCGCCGTTCAATTTGTAGGTGATGCTGGTTATCTGGTTGGCGTCGGCGACGTTTCCGATCAGGTTGAACCAGCGTTGTGCGTCACCTCGAGCTCCGACGGTTTGTTCGTCGCCGTAGAAGAACTCGATGCTGGGGCTGCCGTCGTCGCTTTGGGTAGATGCCTGGCTGCCGTCGGAGTCAGTGCGGCCGTTGAAGTCGGTCGAGGTGATCGTGAGGTTGTAGGTGGTCGCCGGGGCGAGGCCGGTGAGCATGACCTCGTGATTGAGGCCGTAGGTGCCGGTGTCGGTTTCGGCGGTCACAGCCGTGCCGCCGTTGACCCGCAGCTTCGAGATCGTTGGCTCGTTGGTGGTCCAGGTGACCTTCATCGAAGACGAGGTCGCTTCGATCGTGGGCGTCGAGTTGACGGGGTTCTGGGAATCGGCGCCAGACCCCAGTGCGGCACCAGGAATCGGCAAGGGGCCGAAGTAATCGACGAACGCGACGTGACCCGGAACGGGCTGGCCCGCAGAGGTGTAGGAGCTACCCGAGAACACGGCGGCACGCCCGAGGTCCATCGGACGGTTGAAGGTTCCGTGGTCGGCCCAGGCGCCCGGATTGGCGACGTCTGAGGTGAACAGGGTCCAGTTACCCGAGGTGTTGTCATACGCCACCCGAACGAACTTGGCGTGGTTCGCGTTCGGGACAACGGTGTCGATGAGGGGAGTCGTCGACGCCGACGGCTCGGCGGCGAACGCGTGCACGGCGGTACCGTCGAAGTACACGTCGAATCGAATGAACGTGCTGTTCGCGGCGTCAGAAACCAGGATGCCCTGGATCTGATAGGCCTCGTTCGGAACGGTTGCGAACGCGGCTACCACGTCGAGGTCGTCGTCGGTGATCTCCTGGTAGATCGTCGCCGTGCGATTACCCGAAACCCACGGGCTGTAGGGCGTGAAGCCGGCCGGAACCAGCAGCGCAGCCTGGGCACCCGTATGGGAAACGGAGGCCCCTGAGGCCACCGAGTTCTTCCAGAGGCTGGTGTTTATCGACGACCCGTTGAAGTCGTCGGCCGACACGGGCGCCGCGCTGGCCTGGGTGGCTGGTATCACTACCAGGCTGGTGGCCAGCACCACTACCGTGAGCAGGCGGGCGAGGATACGCTTGGGGGTTCTCAAGTCGGGTTCCAATTTCTTCGACGGCGTGCCCTCGATGCGGGCAAGACCCGTTTTCTATCAGGACTCGAGATGGTCGGGACAGGGCAAATCCTGTCCGGCACAATCGAGGTCGCTGATGCGAACAGACAAACGCCGCGCCAGCCGAACCCTTACAGTTTCGCCAACCGATCAGACGGCTGTCAGCCGCGCGTCGACCCCCAGGCGATCGAGATCGGCCTGGATCTCGCGCATATAGATGGGGTTCATCGCCACGACCAGCTGAGGCTGATACGCGGCAAGGAAGTCGGGCCCGACGATCTCCTGACCGGTCCCGGCCATGAAGAATCCGTGCTTGGTCGGGTTGATGTCGACCGCATACTCGATTGCGTCGGTTCCCAGATTGGTCAGGAACGACACGCCCTTTGAGCCCGCGCCCCAGATGACCGGCCGACCACCCTCGGCCGCCAGCCGAGCGAACTCGGTGCCCCATCGATCGAGCGTCTTGGCATAGCCGTCGCGGTAGGTCACCACACCAGATCGCAGGGCGTCCATGTCGTCTTCGAGGTCGAGGGGTTCACCCGCAGCGGGCACCGAAGAGGGCCGCGCCTCGATCAGCAGGTACTGATCGTCGTAGTCGAGCTCGAGGTGTAGCACCTCGAACCCGGTGCGTCGGAACAGCCGCGCCAACGACCCGAGAGAAAAATACGAGCAGTGCTCGTAGTAGACGTCCCAGAAGGCGACCTCGTCCAGTACGCGCTTCACATCGGGAAGCTCGAACAACACGATGGTGTCGGGGCGATCGCCGATGGACCGACGAACCATCTCCATGAACTGCTTCACCGGCGAGATGTGCTCGAGGGTATGACGGCACACCACGGCGTCGGCCTGAATGTGCGTATAGCTCTCGCTGTAGAAGTCGGCGATCCACTCGAACTTCTCGGGAAACTGGTGCTCGATGCGCTCGACGTTGAGGGCTGGGTCTATTCCGATTCCCTTGCCCGCTCCCGCGTCGACCATGAACTGGAGAAACTCACCCATCGAGCCACAGCCGATCTCGAGGACGTTCTTGCCTGCCAGGTCGTACTTGTCGACCCAGCGCTGGGCGAGGTCCTTGGCGAACTCGACGAACTTGGCCGAGTAGCCCTGGGTTTCCTCGTAGCGCGCCGAATACTCAGACAGCTGCGGGTCGAAGTCGGCGTTGAACAAGAAGCCACACGACTGGCAGAACGTCAGCGCCATGTCGCCGCGCGGATAGCGCTCGGCTTCATCGCGCGATTCGAGCAGCAGGCAGCTGTTCGTGGGGATCTGGTCTTCGGTCGCCACCAGCTCGAGGCTGGTCGACTCGCATGCAGGGCAGGAGGTGATTCGGCGATCTGTCATGTTCAGTCCACGATCTTGGGGGTCGGGACGGGGACGATGAACTTGCCGCCCCGTTCTATGTACTCGGCCTGCTGGGCCATGATCTCGTTCTTGAAGTTCCAGGCAAGCAGCAGCACGTAGTCGGGCATCTCGTCGAGAAGCGCCGAGACGTCCTTGATCGGCTGGTGGGTACCGGGCATGTGCAGGCCCTGCTTGTGGACGTTGCGGTCGACCACGAAGTCGACCAGGTCGGTGGTGATGCCGACATAGTTGACCAGCGTCGCGCCCTTGGCCGCCGCACCGTAGGCAGCGATCTTCTTGCCCTGTGACTTGAGGTCGGACAACAGAGCAAGCAGGTCTCGCTTGACCCCGGCGACCCGGTCGGCGAAGGCCGCGTAGTACTCGAAGGTGTCCATCCCGGCGGCCTTCTCGGCGGCGAGGTACTCCTTGACGGTTTCGCTGGGGTTCTCGTGCTTTCCGCAGTGCCACCGCAGCGTGCCGCCGTGCAGGTCGGGGAAGTACTCGACATGATTCAGGTACATGCCGTGGCGACGCATCTGGCGGTCTATCGACGTGCACGAGTGGTAGTAGAAGTGCTCGTGATAGATGGTGTCGAACTCGCAGTGCTCGATGAGATCGCGCACGTAGGGGTTCTCGATGTGAATCACACCGTCGTCCTTCAGCAGCGTGCGCATGCCGGCCGTGAAGTCGTTGATGTCGGGGATATGGGCGAACACATTGTTCGCGATGATCACGTCGGCCTGCTTGCCCTCCGCGACCAGGCGCTGAGCCAGATCCTCTCCGAAGAACTCGGCCAGCGTCGGTACGCCGATCTCGTTGGCCGCCTTGGCCTGATCTGGGGCCGGGTCGATGCCCAGCACCGGTATGCCCTTCTCGACGAAGTTCTTCAGTAGGTAGCCATCGTTAGAGGCAAGCTCGACGACGAGATTGTCGGGGCCCAGCTCGCGCTCTTCGATGACGGCCAGGGCATGCTCACGCGAGTGCCGCAGCAAGTGGTCGCTGAAGGACGAGAAGTAGAGGTAGTTCTCGACGAACAGGACGTCCTCGGGTACATCCTCGGTTATCTGAACCAGGGCAGACTCTGGACAAAAAGCCAGCTCCAATGGGAACTTTGCTTCGGGACCGTCCACATCCTGGGGCTTGACCAGCGCGTCGGCCAGCGGCGTGACGCCCAGATCGAGGAAGGGGCGCAGATCAGAGCTGCCCGATGCACGACACTTGGTGATTCGCATTTGAGTTGTTCTCCGGTGATCGAGGCTCAGCCCTGGGCTGCCCAGCGCAGGTCGGACTCGAGAAGGTGTTCGTCGAGCTTTCGCGAGATGGTCTTGACGCGCATGAAGCGATTGCCCTCTAGCTGTTCGAGTGTCAGCCCGATCCTCTGATAGTCGGCCAACAACTGCTCGATGCCGCGGCGCACGGTCCACTGGGGCTTGAACCCAGGCACCTCGCGAGCCAGCTTGTCGCAGCTGACGCGATAGTTACGGATGTCGTTGAAGGCCTCGTCCGACAGCGTCACGACGCTGTTGGGCACGATCTCCTCGACCATCAGCGCCACGTCGCGGATCTGGTAGTTCTCGGTTGTCATGCCCACGTTGAAAGGCTCGTTGTGCACCACGTCGCGCGGCGCCTCCGAGAGGGCGAGGAATGCCCGCGAGATGTCCTCGATGTGCACCAGCGGACGCCATGAAGTGCCATCGCTCTTCAAGAAGACCTTGCCCGTCGTGTAGGCGAACCCGGTCAGGTTGTTGACCACCAGGTCACCGCGCAGGCGGCTCGACGAGCCGTAGGCGGTTGCGTTTCTCAGGTAGGTCGGGCTGAACCCGTCGTCGGCCATCTCACGGAGTGCATCCTCGCTCATGACCTTCGACTCGCCGTAGGGCGTCACCGGATTGAACTCGCTGTCCTCGGTGAGCGGCGCGTCCGAGGATGCACCGTAGAGCGAGCACGACGACGAATAGAGGAAGCGCTGGACGCCGGCTTCCTTTGCCATCTCGGCCAGGCGCACGGTGGCCCGGTAGTTGATGTCGTAGGTGATGTCGGGGTTCAGGTCGCCGAGCGGATCGTTGCTGATGGCGGCCAGGTGAACCACAGCGTCGACGCCCTTCAGCATCTCGGGCTCGATGTCACGAACGTCGACCCGAAAGGCCGGAGCCTCCGAAGCGTCCTCACCGAACTTGCACTCCTCGAACAAGAAGCTGTCGACGCCCACCACATCGTGGCCCGCAGCCTGAAACATCGGAACGAGTACCTGCCCGATGTATCCGTCGTGTCCGGTTACAAGAACCTTCATCTGATTCCTCTTCAACTAAGCGTGTTCAAACATGCGTGAACGCTGGTCTCGTCGGCCGCTGACAGCTTCGATTGAGCGCCCAGCTCGGATCAGGCCCAGACCTTCCATGGGGCTTCGGTGGCCCACAGGTCTTCTAGCCTCTTCTTGTCGCGCACCGTGTCCATGCACTGCCAGAAGTCGTGGTGTTTGTAGGCCATCAGCTGACCGTCGGCGGCGAGCCCTTCGAGGGGCTCGCGCTCGAACATGATGTCGTCGCCCTCGATGTAGTCGAACACCCCCGGTTCGAACACGAAGAACGCACCGTTGATCCAGCCCTCGCCCGTCTGGGGCTTCTCGTTGAACTCGAGGATCTGGTCGCCGTTCATCTCCATGTGACCGAACCGCGCCGGCGGGCGCACGGCCGTGAGCGTTGCGAGCTTGCCGTGGGCTCGATGGAATTCGAGCAACTTGTGGAGGTCGACGTTGGACACGCCATCACCCCAGGTGACCATGCACGTGCCCTCGCCCAGGTATGGCTGAAGGCGCTTGATCCGGCCACCGGTGGCAGTAGGCAGACCCGTGTCGATGAGATCGACCTTCCAGTCGAGCCCCGACGGGTGATCACCATGAGGCT encodes the following:
- a CDS encoding SDR family oxidoreductase; protein product: MKVLVTGHDGYIGQVLVPMFQAAGHDVVGVDSFLFEECKFGEDASEAPAFRVDVRDIEPEMLKGVDAVVHLAAISNDPLGDLNPDITYDINYRATVRLAEMAKEAGVQRFLYSSSCSLYGASSDAPLTEDSEFNPVTPYGESKVMSEDALREMADDGFSPTYLRNATAYGSSSRLRGDLVVNNLTGFAYTTGKVFLKSDGTSWRPLVHIEDISRAFLALSEAPRDVVHNEPFNVGMTTENYQIRDVALMVEEIVPNSVVTLSDEAFNDIRNYRVSCDKLAREVPGFKPQWTVRRGIEQLLADYQRIGLTLEQLEGNRFMRVKTISRKLDEHLLESDLRWAAQG
- a CDS encoding methyltransferase domain-containing protein; the encoded protein is MINRCPACEGTRRESVFQMRGVPVFCNVLFTSRQDAEAAALGDIDLVVCPDCSLLYNAAFDDQIVDYSPAYENSLHHSAVFRDFVEGLADRLISTYGIRDADIVEIGAGGGLFLNLLCEKGANRGFGYDPSHDPQRYQSHPLVTVVAEPYPETLDHAAKLVCSQHVLEHLTDPRTLVSTVRRSLEDLPEAVVYHEVPDATHMVEQVAIWDLIYEHVSYFSATSLAQLHRSCGFEVLETRTDFGGQFLSIEAVPGSVSTEVVDPTADLERARSFGSDAAARISEWSDRLSELVSDGPTVIWGAGSKGVQFLNAVDGADAVVAAVDLNPHKWGRFVPGGGHPVIGPDSLVELAPSHVIAMNPIYAQEIADQLSDLGLAARVHSM
- a CDS encoding FN3 associated domain-containing protein, which encodes MRTPKRILARLLTVVVLATSLVVIPATQASAAPVSADDFNGSSINTSLWKNSVASGASVSHTGAQAALLVPAGFTPYSPWVSGNRTATIYQEITDDDLDVVAAFATVPNEAYQIQGILVSDAANSTFIRFDVYFDGTAVHAFAAEPSASTTPLIDTVVPNANHAKFVRVAYDNTSGNWTLFTSDVANPGAWADHGTFNRPMDLGRAAVFSGSSYTSAGQPVPGHVAFVDYFGPLPIPGAALGSGADSQNPVNSTPTIEATSSSMKVTWTTNEPTISKLRVNGGTAVTAETDTGTYGLNHEVMLTGLAPATTYNLTITSTDFNGRTDSDGSQASTQSDDGSPSIEFFYGDEQTVGARGDAQRWFNLIGNVADANQITSITYKLNGGASTAVNIGPSPSGAPRRLDAVGDFNVDVLLSSLTLGENTIEVTARDEFGNETSRTATVIKVDGEVVPAVGIDWSKVDDLGSSVSPVDGDWEIQGSGLRSVAPGYDRIIAIGDTSWTSYEVSTTFTVNSVTADRDDQPSNGAGVGVFVRWNGHNDSLLSGSRPAVGFYPDASADPTPFGALMWLADPDAPDPDEIQILEADTGQAIAQPAGSALDFAPGSTYNLRAKVEGNTYSLKIWTSGTSEPGSWLTYTADGDDPNSGSLALVAHETDATFGPVVITPRDPSGSSRAATPSVSPSGGVVGQSTTVAVDLPAGVVVHYTTDGSTPTPLSPVYTSSVPVASTMKFIAYQADKDPSNVLTANFTVNAAPTVSAGADASIDPGATATLGGSVTDDGATGSLDIAWSKASGPGTVNFANAGAASTTATFSVPGTYVLVLTADDGQEVRFDQVTVQVGGDGYWLANGQGRVVAFGDLENLGDLSGVQLGSPVSAIAANRTRTGYWLAQQNGAITEFGSSPDVGGLDVLNITPAFPIVDMAATSTGQGVYLLGEDGGVFAFGDAEFYGSTGNIALDQPIVSMANHATGKGYWFVALDGGVFTFGPDAPFLGSVPEVVPYSQLAADVVAMAVTPSGNGYWLVAADGGIFAFGDAEFYGSIPGVLPPGTQLDQPIVGVVATPTGNGYWLVAADGGVFSFGDAEFFGADPTIGLVVGLA
- a CDS encoding class I SAM-dependent methyltransferase, which codes for MTDRRITSCPACESTSLELVATEDQIPTNSCLLLESRDEAERYPRGDMALTFCQSCGFLFNADFDPQLSEYSARYEETQGYSAKFVEFAKDLAQRWVDKYDLAGKNVLEIGCGSMGEFLQFMVDAGAGKGIGIDPALNVERIEHQFPEKFEWIADFYSESYTHIQADAVVCRHTLEHISPVKQFMEMVRRSIGDRPDTIVLFELPDVKRVLDEVAFWDVYYEHCSYFSLGSLARLFRRTGFEVLHLELDYDDQYLLIEARPSSVPAAGEPLDLEDDMDALRSGVVTYRDGYAKTLDRWGTEFARLAAEGGRPVIWGAGSKGVSFLTNLGTDAIEYAVDINPTKHGFFMAGTGQEIVGPDFLAAYQPQLVVAMNPIYMREIQADLDRLGVDARLTAV
- the rfbF gene encoding glucose-1-phosphate cytidylyltransferase, translated to MRVGILAGGLGTRLSEETELKPKPMVEIGGRPILWHIMRYYAHYGFKEFAVACGYKADYIKRWFSDAVSTTGNLTVDFAKGEVQPHGDHPSGLDWKVDLIDTGLPTATGGRIKRLQPYLGEGTCMVTWGDGVSNVDLHKLLEFHRAHGKLATLTAVRPPARFGHMEMNGDQILEFNEKPQTGEGWINGAFFVFEPGVFDYIEGDDIMFEREPLEGLAADGQLMAYKHHDFWQCMDTVRDKKRLEDLWATEAPWKVWA
- a CDS encoding class I SAM-dependent methyltransferase; the protein is MRITKCRASGSSDLRPFLDLGVTPLADALVKPQDVDGPEAKFPLELAFCPESALVQITEDVPEDVLFVENYLYFSSFSDHLLRHSREHALAVIEERELGPDNLVVELASNDGYLLKNFVEKGIPVLGIDPAPDQAKAANEIGVPTLAEFFGEDLAQRLVAEGKQADVIIANNVFAHIPDINDFTAGMRTLLKDDGVIHIENPYVRDLIEHCEFDTIYHEHFYYHSCTSIDRQMRRHGMYLNHVEYFPDLHGGTLRWHCGKHENPSETVKEYLAAEKAAGMDTFEYYAAFADRVAGVKRDLLALLSDLKSQGKKIAAYGAAAKGATLVNYVGITTDLVDFVVDRNVHKQGLHMPGTHQPIKDVSALLDEMPDYVLLLAWNFKNEIMAQQAEYIERGGKFIVPVPTPKIVD